A stretch of Acropora muricata isolate sample 2 chromosome 7, ASM3666990v1, whole genome shotgun sequence DNA encodes these proteins:
- the LOC136923090 gene encoding uncharacterized protein isoform X1: MGPLFAAYVALSALNFQFVTACQDGECRQLSFPAYYMFGNTRLMKHVIATAKVPDFDFCELQCYHQPNCVSINFIVIPDSEGLHECELNNATHRSHGNELLNINGYIYKGAESACDRALCENGGICQSGFTDKGYRCVCPPDFSSAHCEKVTGCPDQWPGIGNSCFFMTGEASSTLSDAQNKCKQISAKLPIIKSEPENSFILDLMSKQTDWVWLGMKRKQGKMVWFDNTTAEPSDEALYSAWNENEPTGNADEICAYLNFDSRGWNDNKCDFTPSSGPSVLCQKQRKKDGSSKTEGNGPGYLLPTD; encoded by the exons ATGGGTCCTTTATTTGCAGCATATGTTGCCTTGTCAGCTTTAAATTTCCAATTCGTTACTGCGTGCCAAGACG GAGAATGTCGTCAACTCTCTTTCCCAGCCTACTATATGTTTGGTAACACACGTTTGATGAAACATGTCATTGCAACTGCAAAAGTCCCTGACTTCGATTTCTGCGAGCTGCAATGTTACCACCAACCCAATTGTGTCAGTATAAATTTCATAGTCATCCCAGACAGCGAGGGACTTCATGAATGCGAGCTGAACAATGCCACTCATCGAAGTCATGGCAACGAGCTTTTGAACATAAATGGCTACATCTACAAAGGAGCAGAA AGTGCCTGTGATCGAGCTCTCTGTGAAAATGGAGGCATATGTCAAAGTGGTTTTACAGATAAAGGATACCGATGTGTTTGTCCTCCGGACTTCTCCTCAGCCCATTGTGAAAAAG TTACAGGTTGTCCAGATCAGTGGCCGGGAATCGGCAACTCGTGTTTTTTCATGACTGGTGAAGCTTCCTCAACGTTAAGTGATGCTCAAAACAAATGCAAGCAAATATCAGCAAAGCTACCCATCATTAAATCAGAACCGGAGAACAGTTTTATTCTTGACCTGATGAGCAAGCAAACTGATTGGGTATGGCTTGGTATGAAAAGAAAACAGGGCAAGATGGTTTGGTTTGACAATACAACAGCAGAGCCATCAGATGAGGCGCTGTACAGCGCATGGAACGAAAACGAGCCAACTGGAAATGCAGACGAGATTTGCGCTTACTTGAACTTTGATTCTCGAGGATGGAATGACAACAAGTGCGACTTCACCCCTTCTTCGGGGCCCTCTGTTCTTTGCCAGAAGCAGCGTAAGAAAGATGGATCTTCGAAAACCGAGGG gaACGGTCCAGGGTACCTCCTCCCCACGGATTAA
- the LOC136922519 gene encoding brevican core protein-like isoform X1, with translation MASSKSLILLTVLLLVGVRSACRDGECRQLFFPAKFIIGNKRLMKHVIATVKVPDFDFCELQCYHQPNCVSINIKVIPDSRGLYECELNNVTHRGHDNKLMNRDGYVYKGAETACDRVACENGGTCQSGFTDKGYRCICPPDFSSAHCEKGCPEHWVVHNHSCYYMTGERASKLNDAQEKCRIMSAKLPIIKSESENTFILGLMSRQRDWTWLGMRKKKRKMVWLDGSPAESSDGAFSAWKVNEPSKKGNEGCAYLNFHEKTWNDDKCNYGKNPAPYVLCQRKLKRNGS, from the exons GAGAATGCCGTCAGCTCTTTTTCCCAGCCAAGTTTATAATTGGTAACAAACGTTTGATGAAACATGTCATTGCAACGGTAAAAGTCCCGGACTTCGATTTCTGCGAGCTGCAATGTTACCACCAACCCAACTGTGTCAGTATAAATATCAAAGTCATCCCAGACAGCAGGGGACTTTATGAATGCGAGCTAAACAACGTCACTCATCGAGGTCATGACAATAAGCTGATGAACAGAGATGGCTACGTCTACAAAGGAGCAGAG ACTGCTTGTGATCGAGTTGCTTGTGAAAACGGAGGCACATGTCAAAGTGGTTTTACAGATAAAGGGTATCGATGTATTTGTCCTCCGGACTTCTCCTCAGCCCATTGTGAAAAAG GTTGTCCAGAACATTGGGTCGTGCACAACCACTCATGTTATTACATGACTGGTGAACGAGCTTCTAAGTTAAATGATGCTCAGGAGAAATGCAGGATTATGTCAGCAAAGCTCCCTATCATTAAATCAGAATCGGAGAATACTTTTATTCTTGGCCTGATGAGCAGACAGAGAGATTGGACATGGCTTGgtatgaggaaaaaaaaacgcaagATGGTTTGGTTAGACGGTTCACCAGCAGAGTCATCAGATGGAGCGTTCAGCGCATGGAAAGTAAATGAGCCAAGTAAAAAAGGAAACGAGGGTTGTGCTTACTTGAACTTCCACGAAAAAACGTGGAATGACGACAAGTGCAACTATGGAAAAAATCCCGCCCCCTATGTCCTTTGTCAAAGGAAGCTCAAAAGGAACGGGTCATAA
- the LOC136923090 gene encoding uncharacterized protein isoform X2 yields MGPLFAAYVALSALNFQFVTACQDGECRQLSFPAYYMFGNTRLMKHVIATAKVPDFDFCELQCYHQPNCVSINFIVIPDSEGLHECELNNATHRSHGNELLNINGYIYKGAEVDLVTGCPDQWPGIGNSCFFMTGEASSTLSDAQNKCKQISAKLPIIKSEPENSFILDLMSKQTDWVWLGMKRKQGKMVWFDNTTAEPSDEALYSAWNENEPTGNADEICAYLNFDSRGWNDNKCDFTPSSGPSVLCQKQRKKDGSSKTEGNGPGYLLPTD; encoded by the exons ATGGGTCCTTTATTTGCAGCATATGTTGCCTTGTCAGCTTTAAATTTCCAATTCGTTACTGCGTGCCAAGACG GAGAATGTCGTCAACTCTCTTTCCCAGCCTACTATATGTTTGGTAACACACGTTTGATGAAACATGTCATTGCAACTGCAAAAGTCCCTGACTTCGATTTCTGCGAGCTGCAATGTTACCACCAACCCAATTGTGTCAGTATAAATTTCATAGTCATCCCAGACAGCGAGGGACTTCATGAATGCGAGCTGAACAATGCCACTCATCGAAGTCATGGCAACGAGCTTTTGAACATAAATGGCTACATCTACAAAGGAGCAGAA GTTGATTTAGTTACAGGTTGTCCAGATCAGTGGCCGGGAATCGGCAACTCGTGTTTTTTCATGACTGGTGAAGCTTCCTCAACGTTAAGTGATGCTCAAAACAAATGCAAGCAAATATCAGCAAAGCTACCCATCATTAAATCAGAACCGGAGAACAGTTTTATTCTTGACCTGATGAGCAAGCAAACTGATTGGGTATGGCTTGGTATGAAAAGAAAACAGGGCAAGATGGTTTGGTTTGACAATACAACAGCAGAGCCATCAGATGAGGCGCTGTACAGCGCATGGAACGAAAACGAGCCAACTGGAAATGCAGACGAGATTTGCGCTTACTTGAACTTTGATTCTCGAGGATGGAATGACAACAAGTGCGACTTCACCCCTTCTTCGGGGCCCTCTGTTCTTTGCCAGAAGCAGCGTAAGAAAGATGGATCTTCGAAAACCGAGGG gaACGGTCCAGGGTACCTCCTCCCCACGGATTAA
- the LOC136923090 gene encoding C-type lectin domain family 4 member M-like isoform X3: MATSTKEQKVPVIELSVKMEAYVKVVLQIKDTDVFVLRTSPQPIVKKVDLVTGCPDQWPGIGNSCFFMTGEASSTLSDAQNKCKQISAKLPIIKSEPENSFILDLMSKQTDWVWLGMKRKQGKMVWFDNTTAEPSDEALYSAWNENEPTGNADEICAYLNFDSRGWNDNKCDFTPSSGPSVLCQKQRKKDGSSKTEGNGPGYLLPTD; encoded by the exons ATGGCTACATCTACAAAGGAGCAGAA AGTGCCTGTGATCGAGCTCTCTGTGAAAATGGAGGCATATGTCAAAGTGGTTTTACAGATAAAGGATACCGATGTGTTTGTCCTCCGGACTTCTCCTCAGCCCATTGTGAAAAAG GTTGATTTAGTTACAGGTTGTCCAGATCAGTGGCCGGGAATCGGCAACTCGTGTTTTTTCATGACTGGTGAAGCTTCCTCAACGTTAAGTGATGCTCAAAACAAATGCAAGCAAATATCAGCAAAGCTACCCATCATTAAATCAGAACCGGAGAACAGTTTTATTCTTGACCTGATGAGCAAGCAAACTGATTGGGTATGGCTTGGTATGAAAAGAAAACAGGGCAAGATGGTTTGGTTTGACAATACAACAGCAGAGCCATCAGATGAGGCGCTGTACAGCGCATGGAACGAAAACGAGCCAACTGGAAATGCAGACGAGATTTGCGCTTACTTGAACTTTGATTCTCGAGGATGGAATGACAACAAGTGCGACTTCACCCCTTCTTCGGGGCCCTCTGTTCTTTGCCAGAAGCAGCGTAAGAAAGATGGATCTTCGAAAACCGAGGG gaACGGTCCAGGGTACCTCCTCCCCACGGATTAA
- the LOC136922519 gene encoding brevican core protein-like isoform X2: MDTFFQTYVALSAISFISVSASHDGECRQLFFPAKFIIGNKRLMKHVIATVKVPDFDFCELQCYHQPNCVSINIKVIPDSRGLYECELNNVTHRGHDNKLMNRDGYVYKGAETACDRVACENGGTCQSGFTDKGYRCICPPDFSSAHCEKGCPEHWVVHNHSCYYMTGERASKLNDAQEKCRIMSAKLPIIKSESENTFILGLMSRQRDWTWLGMRKKKRKMVWLDGSPAESSDGAFSAWKVNEPSKKGNEGCAYLNFHEKTWNDDKCNYGKNPAPYVLCQRKLKRNGS, from the exons ATGGATACCTTTTTTCAAACCTATGTTGCCTTATCTGCTATAAGTTTCATTTCCGTTTCTGCTTCCCATGATG GAGAATGCCGTCAGCTCTTTTTCCCAGCCAAGTTTATAATTGGTAACAAACGTTTGATGAAACATGTCATTGCAACGGTAAAAGTCCCGGACTTCGATTTCTGCGAGCTGCAATGTTACCACCAACCCAACTGTGTCAGTATAAATATCAAAGTCATCCCAGACAGCAGGGGACTTTATGAATGCGAGCTAAACAACGTCACTCATCGAGGTCATGACAATAAGCTGATGAACAGAGATGGCTACGTCTACAAAGGAGCAGAG ACTGCTTGTGATCGAGTTGCTTGTGAAAACGGAGGCACATGTCAAAGTGGTTTTACAGATAAAGGGTATCGATGTATTTGTCCTCCGGACTTCTCCTCAGCCCATTGTGAAAAAG GTTGTCCAGAACATTGGGTCGTGCACAACCACTCATGTTATTACATGACTGGTGAACGAGCTTCTAAGTTAAATGATGCTCAGGAGAAATGCAGGATTATGTCAGCAAAGCTCCCTATCATTAAATCAGAATCGGAGAATACTTTTATTCTTGGCCTGATGAGCAGACAGAGAGATTGGACATGGCTTGgtatgaggaaaaaaaaacgcaagATGGTTTGGTTAGACGGTTCACCAGCAGAGTCATCAGATGGAGCGTTCAGCGCATGGAAAGTAAATGAGCCAAGTAAAAAAGGAAACGAGGGTTGTGCTTACTTGAACTTCCACGAAAAAACGTGGAATGACGACAAGTGCAACTATGGAAAAAATCCCGCCCCCTATGTCCTTTGTCAAAGGAAGCTCAAAAGGAACGGGTCATAA